The Mucilaginibacter terrenus genome has a segment encoding these proteins:
- a CDS encoding Gfo/Idh/MocA family protein — protein MTKTKVAILGAGFISDIHLESYHRFIPEAEVVAVYARSAEKASAFAAKYHIAQSFTSVDELLSNTDCDVVDICVPNYLHAEYCIKAANAGKHIIIEKPLAVTLEEADKMIAACKANNVKLMYAEELCFAPKYERARHLVNEGAVGEVYMLKQSEKHSGPHTDWFYDIDLAGGGVLMDMGCHALGWFRWMTNHAMPKSVYATMATVFHKGRTKGEDNAVVVVEFENGVTCIAESSWAKHGGMDDKCEVYGTGGVIYADLFLGNSALTYSREGYGYAMEKADTTAGWTFTIFEEVFNQGYPHELKHFIECVREDKTPLVTGEDGRAVMEMIYAAYASAGLGKKIMLPYSAQVKKPVDLWLNPTQE, from the coding sequence ATGACTAAAACAAAAGTAGCCATTCTTGGCGCCGGCTTTATATCCGACATACATCTGGAATCATATCACCGCTTTATTCCCGAAGCTGAAGTAGTGGCTGTTTACGCCCGCAGTGCGGAAAAGGCCAGCGCATTTGCTGCAAAGTACCACATAGCGCAATCGTTCACCAGTGTTGATGAACTGCTTTCAAATACTGATTGCGATGTGGTGGATATATGCGTACCAAACTACCTGCATGCGGAATACTGCATTAAAGCAGCAAATGCAGGCAAGCACATTATCATAGAAAAGCCGCTGGCTGTAACGCTTGAAGAAGCAGATAAAATGATTGCCGCATGCAAAGCAAACAACGTTAAACTGATGTACGCAGAAGAGCTATGTTTTGCACCTAAATACGAGCGTGCCCGGCACCTGGTTAATGAAGGAGCCGTGGGCGAGGTATACATGCTAAAGCAGTCTGAAAAGCACAGCGGCCCTCATACAGATTGGTTCTATGACATTGATCTGGCTGGTGGAGGCGTATTAATGGACATGGGATGCCACGCGCTGGGCTGGTTCAGGTGGATGACCAATCATGCAATGCCTAAAAGCGTTTACGCAACCATGGCAACGGTGTTTCACAAAGGCCGCACCAAAGGCGAGGACAATGCCGTGGTTGTTGTAGAATTTGAGAACGGCGTAACCTGCATAGCAGAAAGCAGCTGGGCCAAGCACGGCGGCATGGATGACAAGTGTGAGGTATATGGTACCGGTGGAGTAATTTACGCCGACTTATTTCTGGGTAACTCGGCACTTACTTACAGCCGTGAGGGTTATGGCTATGCTATGGAAAAAGCCGACACTACCGCCGGGTGGACATTTACCATTTTTGAAGAAGTGTTTAACCAGGGTTATCCACACGAATTAAAGCACTTTATTGAATGCGTCCGCGAGGACAAAACCCCGCTGGTTACCGGTGAGGATGGTCGCGCCGTAATGGAAATGATCTACGCTGCTTACGCTTCTGCCGGGCTCGGCAAAAAAATCATGCTTCCTTATTCTGCCCAAGTGAAAAAACCGGTCGATCTTTGGTTAAACCCTACACAAGAATAA